The Paraburkholderia fungorum genome window below encodes:
- a CDS encoding AraC family transcriptional regulator yields the protein MKEFLVRQYPRSRERISRPVFAAVSRYEHKDVSVWHQHSYGQLAFSIRGVVRMLTPTRTWTLPPSRAIWLPSYVDHELHAVGKSELCNVYIEPELFPWSWTKPTIIAITPLLRELAILVSEGGGEYSPDSRAARAASLLLEILAEQPALPESGIPLPRDERLLEICAHLLNDPASNQSLDVWGEKFGATGRTLANRFREETGLTYGLWQRQLRVAEAITRLANGQTVAKVATDLGYSTSSAFIAMFRQATGDSPQHYLVPK from the coding sequence GTGAAAGAGTTCCTTGTAAGGCAGTATCCAAGAAGCCGGGAGCGCATCTCGCGGCCCGTATTTGCTGCGGTTTCCCGCTATGAACATAAGGACGTTTCGGTCTGGCATCAGCATTCCTACGGCCAGTTGGCGTTTTCGATTCGCGGTGTCGTGCGGATGCTGACGCCGACACGCACGTGGACGTTGCCGCCGTCGCGTGCGATCTGGCTTCCGTCCTATGTCGACCACGAATTGCACGCAGTGGGAAAGTCCGAGCTTTGCAATGTATATATCGAACCTGAGTTGTTCCCATGGTCCTGGACAAAGCCGACCATCATTGCAATTACCCCGCTATTGCGCGAGTTGGCAATTCTGGTGAGTGAGGGCGGGGGAGAGTACAGTCCGGACAGTCGCGCGGCTCGTGCTGCATCGTTACTACTTGAAATCCTCGCTGAGCAGCCTGCGCTGCCCGAAAGCGGAATTCCGCTCCCCCGCGACGAGCGTCTGCTGGAAATCTGCGCGCACTTGCTGAACGATCCAGCCAGCAATCAATCGCTCGATGTGTGGGGCGAGAAATTCGGCGCCACCGGGCGCACGCTAGCGAACCGTTTTCGCGAGGAAACTGGGCTGACGTATGGTCTGTGGCAGCGGCAGTTGAGGGTCGCGGAGGCCATCACCCGGCTTGCGAACGGGCAGACTGTCGCGAAAGTGGCAACCGACCTTGGCTACAGTACATCCAGCGCTTTTATCGCCATGTTCCGGCAAGCGACTGGGGACTCTCCTCAGCATTATCTTGTGCCTAAGTAA
- a CDS encoding ABC transporter substrate-binding protein has protein sequence MKCINEMGVLKLTRRDVLRALMLSAASPGVWAMPPARPAAAGIRVATPDRIGTETLLSLGVSPVAVGSQGIYAAIGGTPALPPGVMDVGYPFEPNLEILRELRPELIVIEAMSASLKGVLEQVAPVLVMEIYTGSGRADFVEHASAEMFRVAQRIGRIDAARKYRQWTDKRLETIRDRMRGDAKRPVLIAQLDPSGRSILLYARNSVSSDVLQRIGFENAWTGHTNAYGCAQIGLDRLATVPEADLLFIDYGEQTQAAMAQLSQSPIWTRLPMVRERRVYPIALFDPMGALPTAVQFAEHFQAAMLARGHA, from the coding sequence ATGAAGTGCATCAATGAAATGGGAGTCCTGAAATTGACGAGGCGCGATGTATTGCGCGCGCTGATGCTGTCGGCGGCATCACCTGGCGTCTGGGCTATGCCGCCGGCACGGCCGGCCGCTGCGGGCATTCGTGTCGCGACGCCCGACCGGATCGGCACCGAGACGTTGCTGTCGCTCGGCGTCTCGCCGGTAGCGGTCGGCTCGCAGGGAATTTATGCCGCTATCGGTGGAACGCCGGCGCTACCGCCTGGCGTGATGGATGTGGGCTACCCTTTCGAGCCCAATCTGGAGATACTCCGCGAGCTTCGGCCCGAGCTGATCGTTATCGAAGCAATGAGCGCGAGTCTTAAGGGCGTACTCGAACAGGTCGCGCCAGTGTTGGTGATGGAGATTTACACCGGCAGCGGCCGTGCGGATTTTGTCGAACACGCCAGCGCAGAGATGTTTCGCGTGGCGCAGCGTATCGGACGAATCGACGCCGCGCGGAAGTACCGGCAATGGACAGACAAGCGCCTCGAAACTATCCGCGACCGGATGCGTGGCGACGCGAAGCGACCCGTGCTGATCGCACAACTCGATCCGTCGGGACGAAGCATTCTGCTGTATGCGCGTAACAGCGTGTCCAGTGACGTGTTGCAGCGGATCGGCTTCGAGAATGCGTGGACGGGGCACACGAACGCCTACGGTTGCGCGCAGATCGGACTTGATCGTCTGGCGACCGTGCCCGAGGCCGACCTGCTGTTTATCGACTACGGCGAACAGACTCAGGCCGCTATGGCGCAACTGTCACAAAGCCCAATCTGGACCCGCCTACCGATGGTGCGCGAGCGCCGCGTCTATCCGATCGCGCTTTTCGACCCGATGGGCGCATTGCCGACAGCGGTCCAGTTCGCCGAGCACTTTCAGGCTGCGATGCTCGCACGGGGGCACGCATGA
- a CDS encoding PAS domain-containing protein gives MQTPIDFQQLANAIGDAIIISDAGGSITFWNPAAERMFGFTQSEAFGNSLDLIIPERLRGRHWDGYHKTMATGETRYGNDVLRVPAVHKDGRSMSIAFTVALLHSPQNELNGIVAVIRDETARFKEDRLLRQRLAELEASAGA, from the coding sequence GTGCAAACTCCCATCGACTTCCAGCAACTTGCCAACGCAATCGGCGACGCGATCATCATCTCCGATGCCGGCGGCAGCATCACCTTCTGGAACCCCGCAGCCGAACGGATGTTCGGCTTTACGCAAAGCGAGGCGTTCGGCAATTCACTGGACCTGATCATTCCGGAACGCTTGCGCGGCCGACACTGGGACGGCTATCACAAGACCATGGCAACGGGCGAAACCCGTTACGGCAATGATGTTCTGCGTGTCCCCGCCGTGCATAAGGACGGACGGTCAATGTCGATCGCCTTTACAGTTGCATTGCTGCATTCGCCGCAAAATGAACTCAACGGTATCGTCGCAGTGATTCGCGATGAAACCGCCCGTTTCAAAGAGGATCGCTTGTTGCGCCAGCGTCTTGCGGAGCTGGAAGCATCCGCGGGCGCGTGA
- a CDS encoding DMT family transporter: MHQPRHHNFSYLNHEEANVKSSAEVTTHMMAKAGFGKGVILCLLATVSWGSLFPVMTEALRILDPFTFTTLRFGIAAVFFAALLWRREGRQAFSIEGRGLLTWLMGTLGFAGFGLLVFIGQRMAGVEGALIASVMMATQPMLSLLANWAIRRIPPRPLSFCFILLSLTGVLLVVTKGAINDAAKSAEHLGAASIIVAGALCWVIYTIGSTFFNGWSPYRYTTLTTLFGVLSLLAINVVLFAAGSVAPPDVSQLERVSPYLLYTACVPGVIGVLCWNLGVRIVTPVNGVLFMDVIPATAFAISACEGVVPVSAQIVGVACTASAIVLNNFYLRSDIRRKSRLHTTQLQVERMRKD; this comes from the coding sequence GTGCATCAACCCCGTCATCACAATTTCTCGTATCTCAACCACGAGGAAGCAAACGTGAAGTCAAGCGCAGAAGTCACGACACATATGATGGCGAAAGCTGGTTTCGGGAAAGGCGTGATTTTGTGCCTTCTCGCCACGGTGTCATGGGGCAGCCTGTTCCCCGTCATGACAGAAGCTCTGCGCATTCTCGACCCTTTCACTTTCACGACTCTGCGATTCGGCATTGCCGCTGTGTTTTTTGCCGCCCTCCTGTGGCGACGCGAGGGCAGGCAGGCCTTTTCCATAGAGGGGCGCGGTCTGCTCACGTGGCTCATGGGTACGCTCGGATTCGCCGGCTTCGGTTTGCTGGTGTTCATCGGGCAACGCATGGCTGGAGTTGAAGGGGCGCTGATTGCATCCGTGATGATGGCGACCCAGCCGATGCTGAGTTTGCTCGCGAACTGGGCAATCCGGCGCATTCCGCCCCGGCCGCTCTCGTTCTGTTTCATTCTGCTGTCGTTGACGGGTGTGTTGCTGGTCGTGACAAAGGGTGCCATCAATGACGCGGCGAAGTCCGCGGAGCATCTTGGCGCAGCGTCGATCATCGTCGCAGGCGCGCTGTGCTGGGTGATATACACGATTGGTAGTACGTTCTTCAATGGCTGGTCGCCGTATCGCTATACGACGCTCACGACGCTTTTTGGCGTGCTCAGCCTGCTAGCCATTAACGTCGTCCTCTTCGCTGCTGGGAGCGTTGCTCCTCCAGATGTTTCGCAGTTGGAAAGAGTGTCGCCTTACCTCCTGTACACCGCCTGTGTTCCGGGCGTTATCGGCGTGTTGTGCTGGAATTTGGGTGTGAGAATCGTGACGCCCGTTAATGGCGTTCTCTTCATGGACGTGATACCGGCAACGGCCTTCGCTATTTCAGCATGTGAGGGCGTAGTGCCGGTGAGCGCGCAAATCGTCGGCGTCGCTTGTACGGCGTCGGCAATCGTCCTGAACAATTTCTATCTGCGCTCAGATATACGCCGAAAATCGCGGCTACACACCACACAGTTGCAGGTCGAACGAATGCGCAAGGATTGA
- a CDS encoding LysR family transcriptional regulator produces the protein MELYQLKAFVAVSQEGSLTRAAERLYLSVPAASAQIKALEEELGVQLFERTPKGMFVTATGRKLLAEAEQTLQAASRVKRVAAEERGQLSAELRVGTLSDSVPLRVGDALLALGLRHPNIRVTLHQAVSGEVVERVRGGELDGGFTLADICAPTLSVDRLSEIDLVVALPPSFASQVYDLSLADIARLPWIVSVPECALHSAALDLFRDTGHVPDARYVADSDGVLRSMISSGIGAGILRRTEATAGALAGELAIWPHWMGKSWLSWIQGAANACPAAAALRETVLESWRASSTDQSGAEL, from the coding sequence ATGGAGCTATATCAACTCAAGGCGTTCGTCGCCGTCTCGCAAGAAGGCAGCCTCACCAGGGCGGCCGAACGACTCTATCTAAGCGTTCCCGCGGCAAGCGCGCAGATCAAAGCTCTTGAAGAGGAGCTAGGCGTCCAGTTGTTTGAGCGAACGCCCAAAGGAATGTTCGTCACGGCGACCGGGCGCAAACTGCTCGCCGAAGCCGAGCAAACTCTCCAGGCAGCCAGCCGCGTGAAACGTGTCGCTGCCGAAGAACGAGGGCAATTGTCGGCCGAACTCAGGGTGGGGACTTTGAGCGACTCGGTACCGTTGCGAGTCGGTGACGCGCTGCTCGCGCTTGGATTGCGTCATCCGAACATTCGGGTGACGCTTCACCAGGCCGTGTCGGGCGAGGTAGTGGAACGCGTCCGCGGCGGTGAGCTGGACGGCGGTTTCACACTGGCCGACATTTGTGCGCCCACTCTGTCGGTTGACCGGTTGAGCGAAATCGATCTTGTCGTCGCTTTGCCACCAAGTTTCGCGTCGCAAGTCTATGACCTAAGCCTGGCGGATATCGCTCGCCTGCCATGGATCGTGAGCGTGCCCGAGTGCGCGCTCCACTCCGCCGCGCTCGATCTGTTTCGGGATACGGGCCACGTACCCGACGCGCGATACGTGGCAGACAGCGACGGCGTGTTGCGCAGCATGATCAGCAGCGGGATCGGTGCCGGCATTCTTCGTCGCACCGAGGCGACGGCCGGAGCGCTAGCCGGCGAATTGGCAATCTGGCCACATTGGATGGGAAAAAGCTGGTTGTCCTGGATACAAGGTGCGGCCAACGCCTGCCCGGCCGCTGCAGCACTGCGAGAAACTGTTCTGGAAAGCTGGCGAGCTTCCTCCACCGATCAGTCCGGTGCCGAGCTTTAA
- a CDS encoding ABC transporter ATP-binding protein: MISAAYDLPLDADVERRLPTDHAVFALDNVGFSIQGRPLVERLSLSLYARRVTGLIGHNGSGKSTLVRMLARQLRPTHGAIHFCGRPLENWSIRELARRLAYLPQTPPPAGGMLVRELVAFGRYPWRGPLGRFSVTDWNKVDDAMHATDVCRFADQQVDTLSGGERQRVWLAMLIAQDAECLLLDEPTSALDVAHQVDVLSLIRTLATERGLGVIVVLHDINMAARYCDELVALRNGRLIAQGTPQQIVTAGQLHTIYGVTMGVMPHPDTGEPLSFVR, translated from the coding sequence ATGATCTCCGCTGCCTATGATCTTCCGCTCGACGCCGACGTTGAGCGCCGCTTGCCCACGGACCACGCCGTATTCGCGCTCGATAATGTCGGGTTCTCAATACAAGGGCGTCCGCTGGTCGAGAGGCTTTCGTTGTCGTTGTATGCGCGGCGCGTGACGGGACTGATTGGACACAACGGATCGGGCAAGTCCACGCTGGTCCGGATGCTGGCCCGGCAACTGCGTCCCACGCACGGCGCGATCCATTTCTGTGGACGCCCGCTGGAAAACTGGTCCATCCGTGAGCTCGCACGTAGGCTCGCGTATCTTCCGCAAACACCGCCTCCCGCAGGCGGGATGCTGGTTCGCGAGCTGGTCGCGTTTGGCCGGTATCCGTGGCGTGGGCCGTTAGGCCGGTTTAGCGTGACAGACTGGAACAAAGTGGACGACGCGATGCACGCCACCGATGTCTGCCGTTTCGCCGATCAGCAGGTGGACACGCTGTCCGGCGGCGAGCGGCAGCGCGTCTGGCTCGCGATGCTGATCGCTCAGGATGCCGAGTGCCTGCTGCTGGACGAGCCGACCTCGGCGCTGGACGTGGCGCATCAGGTCGACGTGCTGTCCCTCATCAGGACACTCGCGACGGAACGCGGGCTCGGCGTGATCGTGGTGCTGCACGATATCAACATGGCCGCGCGCTACTGTGACGAACTCGTCGCCCTGCGCAACGGGCGGCTGATTGCACAAGGCACGCCTCAGCAAATCGTCACGGCCGGGCAGTTGCACACCATTTATGGCGTCACGATGGGCGTGATGCCGCACCCGGACACCGGCGAGCCATTGAGTTTCGTCCGCTAA
- the fhuB gene encoding Fe(3+)-hydroxamate ABC transporter permease FhuB yields MTGSRYAAARLLRPAYVVLILMTLAAWVAAADLARNVPVAQWATLFAFKEADDLRVLTAQYSFLPRCVVCLIGGGMLGLAGAILQHVLRNPLADPTTLGVSAGASLSLVIVSLWFPALLVHGQEGVALIGALTGLGIVMSIAWRHAFSSIGVILGGLLVTLTAGAATSVLMLFFGEDLVSVFLWQSGSLYQSGWTTAAHLLKEWMVGVLVVALISRPLAVLELGDESARSIGLSPRLIRVAALVVASALAGAVVSSVGMIGFVGLTGPWLARLSGARRLRQRLVWASLVSAALLWLADGCVQMWSTPGNELPTGSVTALIGAPLLLVMMRSLRETAPSSAGPMPSSRIVRRHGGIWAIAGVGTLIALIVTAASFNRSVSGWGWDTWSHVRFMFPLRGPRIGGAAAAGGLLGLAGVLMQRMTGNPMASPEIIGVSSGASLGMIVLMFVMPGSAQGMQIAAASCGAALATAAVFAVAWRRALSPERLLLTGVMTTTVLGGIVSVLMASGDPRTLFLTAWMSGSTYPVQAQAALLALALLLFVAASIPFIARPMDILMVGEPAALSVGVDVRRYRAWMLALCAVTTGAATVIVGPISFIGLMAPHMARMAGFRHSATQAWGAALLGSALLVLADWLGRNLLFPNQVPAGLLAMFVGGPYFLILLWKQK; encoded by the coding sequence ATGACTGGAAGCCGATACGCTGCTGCGCGCTTGCTACGACCCGCTTATGTCGTCCTGATTCTGATGACGCTCGCCGCGTGGGTCGCAGCCGCCGATCTTGCGCGTAACGTACCTGTCGCGCAGTGGGCCACGCTGTTCGCGTTTAAAGAGGCAGACGACCTGCGCGTGCTGACAGCGCAGTATTCGTTCCTCCCGCGCTGCGTCGTCTGCCTGATCGGCGGCGGCATGCTCGGGCTGGCCGGCGCGATCCTTCAGCACGTGCTGCGCAATCCGCTCGCCGACCCGACGACGCTGGGCGTATCGGCAGGGGCTAGCCTGTCGCTCGTCATCGTCTCGCTGTGGTTTCCCGCGCTGCTCGTCCATGGACAGGAAGGGGTGGCGCTGATCGGTGCACTGACGGGTCTCGGTATCGTGATGTCGATTGCGTGGCGGCACGCGTTCTCGTCGATCGGCGTCATCCTGGGCGGATTGCTGGTCACGCTGACGGCGGGCGCAGCCACTTCCGTGCTGATGCTGTTCTTCGGCGAAGACCTCGTGTCCGTTTTCCTCTGGCAAAGCGGCAGTCTGTACCAGAGCGGCTGGACGACAGCCGCCCATCTCCTCAAGGAGTGGATGGTGGGCGTCCTCGTCGTGGCTTTGATCAGCCGTCCTCTCGCCGTACTGGAACTGGGAGACGAAAGCGCGCGCAGCATCGGACTATCGCCCCGCCTGATTCGCGTGGCGGCGCTGGTAGTAGCGTCTGCGCTGGCTGGCGCTGTCGTGAGTTCGGTCGGGATGATCGGCTTCGTCGGCCTGACCGGACCGTGGCTTGCGCGGCTCAGCGGCGCGAGGAGATTGCGGCAGCGACTGGTCTGGGCGTCCCTCGTCTCGGCCGCGCTGCTCTGGCTGGCCGATGGCTGCGTGCAAATGTGGAGCACGCCCGGCAATGAACTTCCGACTGGCTCGGTGACGGCTCTCATCGGCGCGCCGCTGCTGCTTGTCATGATGCGTAGCCTGCGTGAAACCGCGCCGTCGTCGGCCGGCCCAATGCCGTCGTCGCGCATCGTGCGGCGGCACGGCGGAATCTGGGCCATCGCGGGCGTCGGCACGCTGATCGCGCTGATCGTGACGGCTGCGTCGTTCAATCGCAGCGTGAGCGGCTGGGGCTGGGACACCTGGTCACACGTCCGCTTCATGTTTCCTTTGCGCGGTCCGCGGATCGGTGGGGCAGCAGCGGCGGGCGGCCTGCTGGGTCTCGCAGGCGTGCTGATGCAGCGCATGACTGGCAATCCGATGGCGAGCCCGGAGATCATCGGTGTGTCGTCCGGCGCGTCGCTCGGCATGATCGTGCTGATGTTCGTCATGCCAGGCTCCGCTCAAGGAATGCAGATTGCCGCCGCCAGTTGCGGCGCAGCGCTGGCGACTGCCGCCGTGTTCGCGGTGGCCTGGCGTCGCGCGCTGTCGCCCGAACGGCTGCTGCTGACCGGCGTGATGACAACGACCGTGCTCGGCGGCATCGTGTCCGTGCTGATGGCAAGCGGCGATCCCCGTACCTTGTTTCTCACTGCATGGATGTCCGGCTCGACCTATCCCGTGCAGGCGCAGGCCGCGTTGCTTGCGCTGGCCCTGCTTCTGTTTGTCGCTGCGTCGATTCCGTTTATCGCGCGGCCCATGGACATACTGATGGTGGGCGAGCCGGCGGCGCTTTCCGTTGGCGTCGATGTCCGCCGCTACCGGGCATGGATGCTCGCGCTATGTGCAGTCACGACCGGCGCGGCCACGGTGATCGTCGGCCCCATTTCGTTTATCGGCCTGATGGCGCCACACATGGCAAGGATGGCCGGTTTCAGACACAGCGCGACCCAGGCATGGGGCGCGGCGCTGCTCGGCTCCGCATTACTGGTTCTCGCCGACTGGCTGGGCCGGAACCTGCTGTTTCCGAACCAGGTGCCGGCGGGACTGCTGGCCATGTTTGTCGGCGGTCCCTATTTCCTGATCCTCTTATGGAAGCAGAAATGA
- the frc gene encoding formyl-CoA transferase translates to MTKPLEGIKIIDFTHVQAGPACTQLLAWFGADVIKVERPGSGDVTRSQLRDIPDADALYFTMLNSNKKSLTLDTKKPEGKEVLEKLIRESDVLVENFGPGALDRMGFSWERLNELNPKMIVASVKGFSDGHHYDDLKVYENVAQCAGGAASTTGFWDGPPTISAAALGDSNTGMHLAIGILTALLGRDKTGKGQKVAVSMQDSVLNLCRVKLRDQQRLERVGYLEEYPQYPHGEFGDVVPRGGNAGGGGQPGWVLKCKGWETDSNAYIYFTIQGHAWEPICKALGKTEWIDDPAYKTAEARQPHIFEIFKTIEAWLADKTKFEAVDILRKFDIPCAPVLTMKELANDPSLRASGTIVEVPHKKRGSYLTVGSPIKFSDMKPEVTASPLLGEHTDEVLAGLGYSNQEIFNLREVKAV, encoded by the coding sequence ATGACCAAACCTCTCGAAGGCATCAAGATCATCGACTTCACTCATGTTCAGGCCGGTCCCGCGTGCACCCAGTTGCTCGCCTGGTTCGGTGCTGACGTGATCAAGGTCGAAAGGCCAGGGTCGGGCGACGTCACGCGCAGCCAATTGCGCGACATCCCGGATGCCGACGCGCTGTACTTCACGATGCTCAACAGCAACAAGAAGTCGCTGACACTCGACACGAAGAAGCCAGAAGGCAAGGAAGTGCTCGAAAAACTGATCCGCGAATCCGATGTTCTGGTCGAGAATTTCGGACCGGGTGCGTTGGACCGGATGGGTTTTTCGTGGGAGCGTCTGAACGAACTCAACCCCAAGATGATCGTCGCCTCGGTGAAGGGTTTCAGCGACGGTCACCACTACGACGACCTCAAGGTCTACGAAAACGTTGCGCAATGCGCAGGGGGAGCGGCCTCCACCACCGGCTTCTGGGACGGTCCGCCGACAATCAGCGCCGCGGCGCTTGGCGACAGCAACACAGGCATGCATCTCGCGATCGGCATTCTGACTGCACTGCTCGGGCGCGACAAAACAGGCAAGGGCCAGAAGGTCGCTGTATCGATGCAGGACAGCGTGCTGAACCTGTGCCGTGTGAAGCTCCGCGATCAGCAGCGACTGGAGCGAGTGGGATATCTCGAAGAATATCCGCAATATCCGCACGGTGAGTTCGGCGATGTAGTGCCGCGCGGCGGTAATGCGGGCGGCGGTGGGCAGCCGGGCTGGGTGCTCAAATGCAAGGGCTGGGAAACGGATTCGAATGCCTACATCTATTTCACGATCCAGGGCCATGCATGGGAGCCGATCTGCAAAGCGCTCGGCAAGACAGAGTGGATCGATGACCCGGCCTATAAAACCGCTGAGGCGCGTCAACCGCATATCTTTGAGATCTTCAAAACCATCGAAGCGTGGCTCGCCGACAAGACCAAATTCGAAGCGGTCGACATCTTGCGCAAATTCGACATTCCATGTGCGCCAGTGCTGACGATGAAGGAACTGGCCAACGATCCTTCATTGCGGGCGAGCGGTACGATCGTCGAAGTACCGCACAAGAAACGCGGCTCGTATCTGACCGTCGGCAGCCCGATCAAATTCTCGGACATGAAGCCGGAGGTCACGGCATCTCCTCTGCTCGGGGAGCATACCGACGAAGTGCTGGCGGGCCTTGGTTACAGCAACCAGGAGATCTTCAATCTGCGCGAAGTCAAAGCGGTTTGA
- a CDS encoding TonB-dependent siderophore receptor, protein MKNRKVGQSRGNKGRRYGLTASALAAGIAFTAAAHAQSGDTSTTPASQAAQPAAATSAQASAAPTLPAIKVSADQDKLAQAVNPATTVGSKIPLSQREIPQSVTVIPQEQIQQQSMRTLDDAMTYAPGVTVFHGDSDRSNYYARGFPIDTWLLDGVPTTQNLASIAPSLVMYDRVEVLTGPDGLLNGFGSPGGSINLVRKRAPSTFSANAELYGGTSSHLGADVDIGGPINAAGTLRGRVVASENYQDLLQDSTWQRNKSVYGTLEADLTRDTTVRVGASYDRTDKKASWNGDPVYDNYSPVPVSRSAYFGAPWNHASSDIVTAFAGVEQKLGGGWKANLDFNYLENRYSLINETLLTTVSPDNQVTFSSDKFRFDDQQESINLMANGPFTLFGREHHLTVGASYERESLKQTNYYCGDSDNALLGSSGNFCEFTGSLYSDLSAEPAFDGPVYGRTTVTNQYGLYGNARISLLDPLTLVLGLRGTWWNETYTPNASENPFGDTVTHSSITGKITPYAGLIYDIDDHHSVYASYTSIFVPQTETDASGNIIKPIEGEQYEVGVKGDYMHGRLNTSLALFQLTERNRGMADPRYPDQGFYIATGKARSRGVEMTATGYVTPNWSVFAGYTYTDTYYMDSSSNPDYIGFSAISPKHLLKLWTNYRLPGEFNKFSVGGGTMVSSGISATDGTGTVAQGGHATVDLRLGYQINKNLSAAINVTNLFDRRYYESIASTGSLFYGDRRQVLFTLRAAL, encoded by the coding sequence ATGAAAAACAGGAAAGTTGGGCAATCGCGGGGCAATAAGGGCAGGCGGTATGGGCTGACGGCGAGCGCGCTCGCGGCAGGCATCGCGTTCACGGCAGCAGCTCACGCGCAATCGGGTGATACGTCGACCACGCCAGCCTCGCAGGCGGCACAGCCAGCGGCGGCAACATCGGCTCAGGCTTCGGCCGCCCCTACCCTGCCGGCCATCAAAGTGAGCGCGGATCAGGACAAGCTCGCGCAGGCGGTCAATCCGGCGACCACGGTCGGTTCGAAAATCCCGTTGAGTCAGCGCGAAATCCCGCAGTCAGTCACGGTGATTCCCCAGGAGCAGATCCAGCAGCAAAGCATGCGCACGCTCGACGACGCGATGACCTATGCGCCCGGCGTCACCGTCTTTCATGGCGACTCCGACCGGTCGAACTATTACGCTCGCGGATTCCCGATCGACACCTGGCTGCTGGATGGCGTGCCGACCACGCAGAACCTGGCATCGATTGCCCCCAGCCTCGTGATGTATGACCGCGTCGAGGTGCTGACCGGTCCGGATGGCCTGCTGAACGGTTTCGGCAGTCCCGGCGGCTCGATCAACCTGGTGCGCAAGCGCGCGCCGTCGACGTTCAGCGCCAACGCGGAACTCTATGGCGGTACCAGTAGCCATCTGGGTGCGGATGTCGATATTGGCGGTCCCATCAATGCAGCGGGAACCTTGCGCGGCCGGGTCGTGGCCAGCGAAAATTATCAGGACCTGTTGCAGGACTCGACCTGGCAGCGCAACAAATCGGTGTACGGCACGCTCGAAGCGGACCTCACGCGCGACACGACGGTTCGGGTCGGCGCGAGTTACGACCGGACCGACAAGAAAGCGTCCTGGAACGGCGATCCGGTCTATGACAACTACTCGCCCGTGCCAGTGTCCCGTTCTGCCTATTTCGGTGCGCCATGGAATCACGCCTCGTCGGATATCGTCACGGCATTCGCCGGCGTCGAGCAAAAGCTCGGCGGCGGCTGGAAAGCGAATCTCGACTTCAACTATCTCGAGAACCGCTACTCGCTGATCAACGAGACCTTGCTCACCACTGTCAGTCCGGACAACCAGGTGACGTTCAGTTCGGACAAGTTCAGGTTCGACGATCAACAGGAGTCGATCAACCTGATGGCGAACGGGCCGTTCACGCTGTTCGGACGCGAGCACCATTTGACGGTCGGCGCCAGTTATGAAAGAGAGAGCCTGAAGCAGACCAATTACTATTGTGGCGACAGCGACAACGCGCTGCTCGGCAGCTCGGGGAATTTCTGCGAGTTCACCGGCAGCCTCTATTCGGATCTCTCCGCCGAGCCGGCATTCGATGGTCCTGTCTATGGACGCACCACGGTGACGAATCAGTATGGTCTCTATGGCAACGCGCGCATCAGCCTGCTCGATCCGTTGACGCTGGTGCTCGGTCTGCGCGGAACGTGGTGGAACGAAACCTACACGCCCAACGCATCGGAGAATCCGTTTGGCGATACCGTCACGCATAGCAGCATTACGGGCAAGATCACGCCTTACGCGGGGCTGATCTACGACATCGACGATCACCACTCGGTCTACGCGAGCTACACGTCGATCTTCGTCCCGCAAACGGAAACGGATGCATCGGGAAACATTATCAAGCCGATCGAAGGCGAACAATATGAAGTCGGCGTGAAGGGTGACTATATGCACGGTCGCCTGAACACTTCGCTGGCCCTGTTCCAGTTGACGGAGAGAAACCGCGGCATGGCTGATCCGCGTTACCCGGATCAAGGTTTCTATATCGCAACGGGCAAGGCGCGCAGCCGTGGCGTCGAAATGACGGCAACCGGCTATGTCACGCCGAACTGGTCGGTATTCGCGGGGTACACCTATACGGATACCTATTACATGGACTCCAGCTCCAACCCCGACTACATCGGTTTCTCGGCCATTTCACCAAAGCATCTGCTGAAGCTGTGGACCAACTATCGTCTGCCGGGCGAGTTCAACAAGTTCTCGGTAGGCGGCGGGACGATGGTGTCGAGTGGCATTAGCGCGACGGACGGTACGGGAACGGTTGCCCAGGGCGGACACGCAACGGTGGATCTGCGGCTTGGCTATCAGATCAACAAGAACCTGTCCGCGGCGATCAACGTGACGAATCTTTTCGACCGCCGCTATTACGAATCCATCGCGAGTACCGGGAGTCTTTTCTACGGCGATCGCCGCCAGGTGTTGTTTACTTTGCGGGCCGCCCTGTGA
- a CDS encoding putative quinol monooxygenase: MRLQNQPAYIIRMRAKPGSGDKLFELATAGMAKSGASNRFIILREDDDPDVLWNIEVFTSEEAKDYYENSPLADELRDEILELLAEPPTRIAAHPYSAAPE; this comes from the coding sequence ATGCGCCTGCAGAACCAGCCAGCCTACATCATCAGAATGCGCGCCAAGCCCGGAAGCGGGGACAAGCTGTTCGAACTTGCTACCGCCGGCATGGCTAAGTCAGGTGCATCCAATCGCTTTATCATTCTGCGTGAGGATGACGACCCTGATGTGCTTTGGAACATCGAGGTATTCACATCTGAAGAGGCAAAGGATTACTATGAGAATAGCCCGCTAGCTGACGAACTCCGGGACGAGATTCTGGAACTTCTGGCTGAGCCGCCGACGCGTATCGCGGCCCACCCTTATTCGGCTGCACCGGAATGA